The bacterium genome contains the following window.
GTTGAAGTCGGGGACGAACACCTCGGCCAGATAGCGATTGGCCGCCGCATAGCTGGTGATGCCGGCGTGGCGGAGCTCGGCCGGCAAGCGGCCCTGCACCGTCCCGAAGGCGCGCTCACTGCGGCCGCGCGCTTGCGGGGAGTAGGCGAGAATCTGCCGAATGCCGAGCACCTTCAGGGCCCGGCTCACCTCGCCCTGATGCTCCGTGGTGGCGCCGCCCCCGGCCGTGGGCGTATGGCAGAAGTGGCTGCCGCGGTCGGTGTAGAGCTCGGCGAAGCGGCCATAGGTGCGCAGGATGTGCGCCACGGCCGCGAAGGTGGATGCGGTCCCCTCTTCGGGCACGAACGCGGCGTAGAGCATCCGGCTGTCGGCATCGTCGAGCGCCACCACCAGATCCTGCGGCGGCAGCCCGGGCAGCCAGTCGTGCCGCGACGCATCCAAGTGCACCATCTGCCCGCGCAGCGCCCGCCGCTCACGGCGCCGCCGATACCTCCCCCGCGCCCCCCCTGTCGGGGCCAACCCGGCGGCCTGCAACGTCAGCTTCGTCCACGTGTACGACACCGCCACGCCGTGCCTCGCGCTCAGCTGCTCCCAGAAGTGCTGGACGCTGTAGTCCGGGTATTCCTCGCGCTTGAGCCGACAGATCTCCTCCAGCGTGGCCACTGCAATGCGCTGCCGCCGCGGCGTGCGCCCGCGCTGGTCGAGCACCGCATCGAATCCCCGGCGCTCCACCTCGCGCTTGAGCCGCCGCATCTGGCGCGCGCTCATGCCGCAGATATCGGCTGCTTGCACCCACGTGAGCTCCCGCGCGATCGCTCGCAGGATCACTTCGCGTCTGGTCATCGCCTTCACCTCTCTCGCCACCGCTCGCTCCAGGGACACCATCCCCGAGCCGGTAGCCGGTTAAGGCGGACATTCTTGAGTGCTTATACCCCCGGACATCTTGAGTGCTGCCTACACGGGTTTCTGCTGCGTTGCGCCAACCGCCGTCGCTTGCTAGCCGCCGACCATGCAGTGGTTCTGGCGCTATCCGATGCTGCCGGTCGGGCTCGTGCTCATCGTTCTCGGGGTCGGCAACTGGAGCGTCAGCCAGCCGAAAGTCGCCGAGTACACCCGCCGGGCGAGCGCTCCGGATCCGATCGATACCCGCTCCTCGTTCGCGGATTTCGCCCGCCTCACGGCGCGCACCAACAGCGGCGTGCTCGAGGGGCTGCACCGCGGCACCGGCGACTATGGTGACGCCGAAGCCAAGCGAGACCTCTACACCGTCCTCGACAGCGGTGGCCGCTTCATCGCGATGCTCGGGCTGCTCCTCGCCGGTATCGGCCTCATCCAGCACTGGCGTCACCGCGGGCCCGCGCGCGCCGACGGCACCAGCGGCTGGATCTGACCTCTCGCTACGCGGCGGATTCGCCCGGGTCGCGTCGCGGCTGGACCTGGTCGGAGCGTACGTTGAGGACGGTGACGCGCAGGCCGCGCGACGTCCAGCCGACGTCGAATCCAACCCGCATGCCTTCGCGCAGTTCCTCGAAGCGGCGGACCGTGCCGCTGATGATCACATGCGCCGCGGCGAACGGGATCTCGCGGCCCGAATCCGATCGCACCATGCCCAGGCCTGCACTGGGGAACAATCGGCGTATCGTCCCCACGTAGAAGGGTTCGCGGTGCGGCTCGGGCGCTTCGGCCATGCGGCTCACCGCGACGGGGCGCCCTCGAGCGCCAGACCGGCGTCGCCGAGGCGCGCATAGGAGAGGTGCCTGAACGACGCGTGCGATGCCGCGAGCTCGGTGAAGACCGCGCTGGCGTCGGCCGGCACCGCCGGTCCGCCGAGGTCCCGCCGCAGCTCGCTCAACACCTGCCAGCCCGGGCGCGCCTGGCCGGGCGGTGGAATCGCTTCGCGGACCCGCTGCACCCGGCGGCTTCGGTTGATGAAGGTACCGTCGGTCTCGGCGAAGCTGCCGATTGGCAGCAGCACGTCGGCGATCTCGGCAGTGCGGGAGAAGTGCGTATCGAGCGCGACGACGAACTCGACCGAGTCTGCGAGCGCGTCGAGCAGCGACTCGCCGCAGGGCCCGAGGAGGTCGCTGCGCAGCAGCGCCAGGACGCGGATGGCGCCCGACCGGGCCGCGGCGATGACCGCGTCCAGGCCGGCGTCCGACGCGAGGAGGCGCAGGCCGGCGCTGTTCGGATTC
Protein-coding sequences here:
- a CDS encoding ISNCY family transposase, translating into MTRREVILRAIARELTWVQAADICGMSARQMRRLKREVERRGFDAVLDQRGRTPRRQRIAVATLEEICRLKREEYPDYSVQHFWEQLSARHGVAVSYTWTKLTLQAAGLAPTGGARGRYRRRRERRALRGQMVHLDASRHDWLPGLPPQDLVVALDDADSRMLYAAFVPEEGTASTFAAVAHILRTYGRFAELYTDRGSHFCHTPTAGGGATTEHQGEVSRALKVLGIRQILAYSPQARGRSERAFGTVQGRLPAELRHAGITSYAAANRYLAEVFVPDFNARFTVAPAQTGSAFIPVVGVDLELLLSVQHARTVQNDSTVSFRRLALQLPRTGDRAHYVRCPVLVHEFPDGRFGVSYQGRLLARYEPDGTALATPPPRAATPRRGARLGSGPHRPPRRTPTAPGRPASLPRA